GACTGGGCTTACGTTTCAGGCCGGCGCCTTGTGTCTAGGATTACGGAAGCGGACTCGACACTACGACGGCCAATCCAATACCAATCGTTCCCCTGGTGTGCAGCTTGCATTCCTAGTCGCGCCGGAGACGGTCGACCGCTATCATCAGCAGCTCGTGAATCACGGAGTCAAAATCCTCGATCCACCCACCAACCAAGCTTGGGGGCATCGGACGGTGTACTTCGCCGATCCGGAAGGGAACCTGCTGGAAATCTACGGGGAGTTGAATTCAAAAGGATAACCTCATGGCTGTCACACGAACGATTCGAGCCGCAGTTGTGGGAGGGGGTGCCTTTGGCGAGTGCCACCTGAAGACTCTGGCCTCGATGCCTCAGGTAGAGATTGCAGGACTCTATACTTTGGAACGCGATCGCGCGGAGATCCTCTGTAACAGGTACGGCGGGGAACCTTACGCCAGCTTAGGGCAGCTAGCATCCGATGAGGCGCTCGACCTAGTCACAATTGCCACTCCGGAGGATGCACATTTCGGGGCCTTCAAGCTGCTCGCGGCAGAGAATAAGGCGATCTATGTCGAAAAACCTCTGGCCATTTCACTGGATGAAGCCCGCCAGATGCTCGAGATGTCTCGTTCGATCATTGCCATGAGCGGGCATTGCTTGCGGTTCGAATCGCGCTTGGCACATGTGTTTGCGCAGCAAGACCAGCTCGGCCGACTGCGGCATATGAGCTTTCGGGACAAACGCATCCAAGGGGACAAAGCCAAGTACGGCCGGGTCCATCCGGCCTATTGCCTGTTGTGCCACGAAATCGAACTCAGTAATGCCTTCGCGCGGGACCGGTTCAAGCGAGTCTGCGCGATGGAGACCCATTTTTCAGCGGGGCAGATCGACGGTCTAAACATCCTCATCGAATACCACAACGGCGTGACCAGCTCGATCGAAGGGGGCTGGTATCTGCCCACGCAAAACGCACTGGTGGAAAACGATCGCTGCACGCTCGACTTTGAGGCCGGCACGTTCGAGATCCTGCTCCCCAACCTGGGATTTACCTTTCTTGGCTCCCAGGGCTATCAGTTTTTCAATCAGCAGTATGAGCAGAATGTCTACGGGATCGAATTTGGTGCGTTGCGTGCCGCATTCGAATACATGGCACGTTGCATCGTCACACAGTCCCAGCCACAAATCAGCACCATTCAAGATGGCTATGAAGCGGTCCGCTTGGTGGAAAAGGCCCTAGAATCTGCCAAGACTGGCAGATGGGTTCAGGATTACAATTAAGCAACGTATTGTGCAATGAAATACAGCCAAAAGGGAATGCTAGCGCAGACATTGATCACATGCGCGCTCCTGATAGCCGTTCCAACAACATTCGCCTTGGCAAACGACGCAGATCCGCTGCCAGCGACTGGCGCTCTCACTATTCAAGGTGACATTGCTTCGCAGTTAGTCGCCGGCGCAGATAGATTCTTGCTAAAGGAAATTGCCAGTTCGGTGGAGAAACGCAGCCAGTTTTGGGAGCGCGACTTTTCATCCTTTGATGCCTACAACAAATCAATTGAGCTAAATCGGCAACGATTTGCGAAAATAATCGGTGTTCGTGATTCACGTCCGGCATTTGACGGTCCTGAATTGTTTGGCACCACAACTAGGCCGGCTCTCATTGCTAAAGGGCATGGCTTCGACGTGTTCACCATCCGTTGGCCAGCGTTTGGTGACGTCCATGGGGAGGGTCTATTGCTGGTTCCCCACTGCGAGAAGCCAATTGCAAACGTGGTGGCGCTACCCGACTGTGACCAGACACCAGAACAATTGATTGGTCTCAGTCCAGGAATTGCCACGGAATCCCAGTATGCACGATACCTCGCCGAAAATGGTTGTCGGGTCGTCATTC
This is a stretch of genomic DNA from Pirellulales bacterium. It encodes these proteins:
- a CDS encoding VOC family protein, encoding MQLAFLVAPETVDRYHQQLVNHGVKILDPPTNQAWGHRTVYFADPEGNLLEIYGELNSKG
- a CDS encoding Gfo/Idh/MocA family oxidoreductase, whose translation is MAVTRTIRAAVVGGGAFGECHLKTLASMPQVEIAGLYTLERDRAEILCNRYGGEPYASLGQLASDEALDLVTIATPEDAHFGAFKLLAAENKAIYVEKPLAISLDEARQMLEMSRSIIAMSGHCLRFESRLAHVFAQQDQLGRLRHMSFRDKRIQGDKAKYGRVHPAYCLLCHEIELSNAFARDRFKRVCAMETHFSAGQIDGLNILIEYHNGVTSSIEGGWYLPTQNALVENDRCTLDFEAGTFEILLPNLGFTFLGSQGYQFFNQQYEQNVYGIEFGALRAAFEYMARCIVTQSQPQISTIQDGYEAVRLVEKALESAKTGRWVQDYN